The genomic window GCTTCCCACTCGGGGTGCCAACCGGACGGTTCCCGGTTCAAGCCAGCGAGCCGGCGTATCTATACGACCCGAACCCGAACGCGGTCACGGCCCAACACATCTCCTACTCGATTCCGCGCTACCCCACGCTGGCGGCATCCCCCTCATGTACCTATAAGGAGGTTGGGATCACGCTCGACGGCGTGCCGGTACATGTCCCGCTCGACTCCAGTGGCCGAAACGAACTCGCCTACCAAATCCAAGACGTCTGCACCGGCGTACCGCAACCCGGCGGCGGATATCACCGGTTCTCACTTTCCGAGTGCACGCCCAATATCCACGAACGAACCGCTCTGGTCGGTTACGCGCTCGACGGATTCGGCATCTTCAGCCCCTACGACGACAACGGGAAGGAGCTCACAACCGCGGATCTCGATGTCTGCCACGGCACGACCTCAACCATCCCGTGGGAAGGAAAGCACGTCACCACGTACCACTACGTGATGACACGAGACTTTCCGAACACGGTGGCATGCTTCCGAGGCACACCAACCAGAAATGCCTTCCCCGCTCTCCCCGGCGCTCCTCCACAGCGCTAAAGCAAATGGCGCAAGCGGCTGAATACGTCGGACCGCGTATGAACATGCCCAGGGTGGCCGATCTTGAGGCTCGGCTGGCACGACCGCCAAAGCCCGGAGCGTTCAGCGTTGCCAAGCTGGAGGGTCTCCCGGGCCGGGAAACGGCTCGGGACCCAGGCCGAGTCGTCAGACCCAGACACAGAAGGCCAGCACGTACACCACCCGAATGTCTATCGTCGCTCATGCCTCACAACGTCGTGCACTTCGCCATCCACGCCGACGACGTCGACCGTGCTCGCCGCTTCTACGAAGCCGTGTTCGGCTGGCGGTTCGAAGCCTGGGGCCCGCCCGGCTTCTACAACGTCATCACCGGAGACGACGACCATCCCGGCATCCACGG from Acidimicrobiia bacterium includes these protein-coding regions:
- a CDS encoding YHYH protein, with amino-acid sequence MEVDHFPATDAGVVGSVVGTVERLGAPTVSTSSPNPGDGHGWRLVRVFVSLAVVLGLIACSSGSASRSAVRGPPTITRPTIWLRRSTSISPTALPLRDQHYVTDAPRPGYVFVCDPKMFQQRNGPGARREGPWINRASGTYDVTQKPVDSGNVRYPNARFTITTTGTQRVITGNGFPLGVPTGRFPVQASEPAYLYDPNPNAVTAQHISYSIPRYPTLAASPSCTYKEVGITLDGVPVHVPLDSSGRNELAYQIQDVCTGVPQPGGGYHRFSLSECTPNIHERTALVGYALDGFGIFSPYDDNGKELTTADLDVCHGTTSTIPWEGKHVTTYHYVMTRDFPNTVACFRGTPTRNAFPALPGAPPQR